GCGAAGGTGCCGTTGCCGTAGGGCACGACATCGGTATCGCCGGCACGCACGCTGATCCGCTCCATCGGGATCGACGTCACCTCGCTCGCGATCTGGGCGAGCGTCGTCGCATGGCCCTGGCCGTGCGAGCAGACGCTGGTCTCGATGGTGAGCGAACCGGCGATGTCCATCCGGATGCGCGCACTTTCGAACCCATAGAGCACGACAGAGCCGCGCGCGAAGAATTCCTTCGCCGTGTGCGCGGTCTGCTCGACGTACCAAGCGTAGCCGATGCCGATGCGTTCGCGTGCATCCGCCGGTGCGGCCTGCTGCGCCGCGCGCACTTCTGCATGGCCGAGCGCACGCACTGCGGTATCCATCATCGGTGGATAGTTGCCGGTGTCGTAGACCAGCCCGGTCGCGGAGGTATACGGAAACGCATCGGTGGGGATCAGGTTGCGCCGCCGAAGCACGTGCGGCTCGATGCCCAGCACATGGGCCAGTTCGTCCAGCGTGCGTTCCATCGCGAAGCAGGCCGCGGGCCGCCCGACGCCCCGGTACGGGCCGGTCGGCGCCTTGTTGGTGCAGGCACTCATTGCGGTCGCGCGGTAGTTGCGGATGCGGTACGGCCCGGGCATGACGTTGGCCGACATGTTGGCCTCGACTGCGCTGGTCGAAGGCAGCATCGAGTAGGCGCCACCGTCGACCAGGTATTCGGCTTCCAGGGCGAGGATCTCGCCATCGCGGTTCGCGTGGACGGTGACGGTCTCGTCGTTCTCGCGCGCATGACAGGCGGACAGCAGGTGCTCCATCCGGTCTTCGATCCAGCGCACCGCGGTGCCGAGCCTGATCGAGATCGCGGCCACCGCAAGCTCTTCCGGATACAGGTTGGTCTTGACGCCGAACGCACCGCCGACATCGGGCACCACCACCTGGATGCGGTGCTGGTCGATGCCGATCAGCTGCTCGGCCAGGAAATCGCGCTGGATGTGCGGCCGCTGGCAGCAGGTATGGAACAGCAGCCGGCCCTGCGCGCGGTCGAACACCGACAGGCAGCCACGCGTCTCGAGGGGAGACGGCGCCAGCCGTTCCATCCGGTAGCGCCGGGTCAGGTGCACCTCGGCGCGCGCGACCGCGTCATCGAAGTCGCCGAAGGTCCGGGTGAACTTCATGAAGTGGTTGCCCGCCCAGCCCTCATGCATCAGCGGCGCGCCGGGCGCGAACGCGGCGCGCGCGGAGGCGATCGCCGGCAACGGCTCGATGTCGACCTCGACCTGCTCGGCGAGGTCCTCGGCCCGCGCCCGGCTCGATGCGACCACCGCCGCGATCGTCTGACCCGCGAAGCGCACCCGGTCGGTCGCCAGGCACGGATAGGCGGCGGCCTGGAACCCGGGACGATTCAGCTTCGCGACGATCGGCCGCGCGAGATCGTGCAGATCGGCTGCCGTCCAGAACGACTCGCCGGCCCCGAGCGCCGGCGCACGCACCGCACGCACCACGCCGTGCGCGACGGTGCTGCGCACGAATGCGAGGTGCAGCGCACCGGGCCACGGGATGTCCGCGACGAAGCGGCCTGCACCGTGCAGGTGGCGTTCATCCTCCGTGCGCCGCACCGGATGGCCGACGCTCGCGTACGCCGCAGATGCATTGTCCATGCGCCCGAGTTTAGAACGATTCCGGCGCGGTATAGTGCTCGTACGATGACCTCGCCTGCAGCGTCCAGCGAAACCGATGGCAGCACGGCGCCGGCGTCAGGGCCGTTCATCCCCGGGCCGCGGCTGCAGCGCGCAGGCTCGGCGTCGGGCCCGCTCGCCGATCTGCGCTTTGCCGCGAAGGACCTTTACGACGTCGCTGGCGAAACGACGCGCGGCGGCAACGACGACTGGGCCGCCGACGCCCGGCCTGCGCGCGCGACCGCCTGGGCCATCAGTCGGCTGCTCGATTCCGGTGCATCGCTCGACGGCAAGACGATCACCGACGAGCTCGCTTGCGGCCTGCTAGGCAACACCTCCGGCGACGGCATGCCGCTCAATCCGCTCTCGCCCGGGCGCGTGCCCGGCGGATCGTCGTCGGGTTCGGCTTCGGCCGTCGCCGCAGGCCTGGTCGACTTCGCGATCGGCACAGACACCGGCGGCAGCGTACGGGTACCGGCCACCTTCTGCGGCCTGTACGGCATGCGCCCGACACACGGCGCGATACCGCTCTCCGGTTGCCTCGCACTGGCACCGGCCTTCGATACCTGCGGCTGGTTTGCACGCGAGGCCGGCCTGCTGGCACGGGTGGGCGACGTCCTGCTGCCGCCGCCACTGGATAACGGAGACGCCCCGCCGGGACGCCTGATCCACGCGGCAGACCTGTTCGACCTGTGCACACCCACAGTGGCGCAGCGGCTGCACGACGCGGCGGCACGGCTGGGCTCACGACCGGTCACCGCCTGCTCCGGTGCTCCGGCCGACCACGCGGACGCGTTCTGGCCGTTCCAGGGCCGCCAGATGTGGAACACGTTCGGCGAGTGGTATCGCGCACGTCCGCGCCGGATGCAGCCGGGGAACGATGCCCGCTTCGCCGCGGCGGCCGCGATCACCGCAACCGACGTGCAGGCCGCCGAGCCGGTCCGGCGCAGGATCGCCGCCCGCCTCGGCGCATTGCTCGGCACGCACGGCGTGCTGCTCGTTCCGACCACCCACGACATCGCCCCGCGCCGCGACGCGACGCTCGATGAACTGGAGATGTTCCGGCGCAGCGCCCATGTGAACCTCGCGATCGCCGGGCTGTGCGGCCTGCCGCAGGTGACGCTGCCGCTGCTCGGCGTAGACGACGCCGGCCAGCCGGTCGGCATCGGCCTGTCGCTGGTGTCGGCACGAGGCAACGACCGGCTGCTGCTGAGACTGTCCGCGCGCATCGCGGCGGAGTCCGGCCTCGTGGATCCGAGCGCACCGCCGCTCAGCCGCGGCGCGATCCCGTAGCGGTGCGCGTACACGCAAGGATCGACGGCGCGAGGGCAAAAGCCGGGATCGCTGCGCAACAGGCCCGCCCTGCCGCACGGTCGCAGCCAGCGGCAGACGGCCGGGCAATGCCGCCGGCATCACTCGATCTTCGTGCCGGTCGCCTTCACCACCTTTGCCCAGATCTCGGCGTCGGCGCGGATGATCGCGGCGAATTCGGCGGGTGTCGATGTCCGGATTTCGATGCCCTGCGCCGTCAGCCGCTCGCGCACGTCAGGCTGCGCGAGCACCTTCAGGATATCCGCGTTGAGCCGGTTCACCACGGCCCCCGGCGTGCCCGCCGGGGCGAGGAAGCCCTGCCAGGACAGCACCTCGAAGCCGGGGAACCCGGACTCGGCCATCGTCGGGATGTCGGCGGCCGCCGGCGTCCGCTTCGCCTGCGCGACCGCAAGCGCGCGCACCTTGTTCGCGCGCACCTGCGCGATCGCGGTCGGGATGTTGTCGAACATCAGCGAGACCTGCCCCGCGACCAGGTCCATCATCGCCGGCGCGCCACCCTTGTAGGGCACATGGTTCATCTTCACGCCGGCGCGCAGGCTGAACAGTTCGGTAGTGAGGTGCGGCAATGCGCCGGTCCCGGTGGACGCGTAGTTGAGCTGCCCCGGCTGGGCCCGCGCGATCGCGATCAGGTCCTTCACGCTCTTCACCGGCAACGATGGATGCGTGACCAGCAGCACCGGCGTGACCGCGGCGATCGTGATCGGCGCGAAATCGGTGGCCGGGTTGTACGGCAGCTTCGGGTACAGGGACGGCGCGATCGACTGCGTTGCGTTCACGCCGAGGAACAGCGTGTAGCCGTCCGGCGCCGACTTGGCGACGAAGTCCGCGCCGATGGTGCCGCCCGCGCCGGCCCGGTTCTCGACGAGCACTGGCTGCCCGAGCGCATCGCCCAGCCGGGCACCGACCACGCGCGCGAGGATGTCGGAGATGCCGCCCGGCGCGAAGCCTGCCACCAGCCGCACCGGCTTGGCTGGCCAGGCCGGCTGGGCCTGGACCGGCCCTGCCAGCGCCAGCGCGAAAGCGGCCGTGCAGGAAACGGCTGCGAGGAGGGAACGGGCACGATGGAAGACAGGCATGGCGGACCTCGGGCGGGTTGTAGACGCGGACGCTGCGCGGATTATCCGTGCAGCGGTGGAAATGCATTCAGACATGCCAAGAGAAGTTGTTTGACATGTCAGATCAGGTTTTCTAGACTATTCGCATCGTGATTCATGCTTTCGCCCGATCCCAGCCGCAGCCCCGCACGCCGTCCTGTCCGCCAGAGGCCGCGTGAACGACCTGACCGTTCCCGCAGGCGTTGCCGCGATCAACCCGGCGCGCGCGCCGAAAGTGGTTGCCGCCGCGGCCACCGCCGACAGCGCCGGTCCTCTTCTGAATGACCAGGCCTACGACCGGATCAAGCATGACATCATCTCCTGCATGCTGCCGCCCGGATCCGGCATCTCCGAATCCCAGCTGGGCGCGCAGTACGGGTTCGGCAAGGCGCCGATCCGGATGGCCCTTCAGCGGCTTGCCCACGAGGGGCTGGTGCGCGCGATGCCCCGGCGCGGCTACGTGGTCTCGCCGGTCACGCTGCAGGACATCCAGGACATCTTCGAACTGCGGCTCATGCTCGAACCGCAGGCCGCGCGGCTCGCCGCAGGCAAGGTCGATGCCAGCCGGCTGAAGCTGCTCGACGATGTCTGCCGCGCCGGCTATCGGCCAGGCGATATCGCCAGTACGCACCGGTTCCTGGAGGCCAACGCGAGCTTCCACGTGACGATCGCCCAGGCCACCGGCAACCAGCGGCTCGCGCACACGATCGAGGCGCTGCTCGACGAGATGACTCGACTGCTGCACATGGGACTGACCTCGCGCGACCGCACGACTGAAATGCAGCACGAGCATGGCGCGCTGGTGAAGGCGCTGCGGCGGGGCGACGGCATCACCGCGGAACAGATCTGCCGCGAGCAGATCGAGGCCGCGCGCGACATGGTGCTGACCGCCGCCCTGAAGAGCCGCGCCGTGATGACCATGGCAATCCCGACCGGAGACCTCGGATGAAGCCTTCAATGCAGAAGCTGATCGACGGCACCGCCGCCGCCGCGCTGGCCGATGGCGAAGTCCGGCCGCAGGACGTGCTGTCGGCAATCCGCGGCTCACTGGTCGATCTCGACCTGCTGGCGGAAGAACATCGCATCAGCAAGCCCGACACCTACACCCGGCACCTGGTGTACGCCGACCCCAACGGCCTGTTCTCGATACTGGCGATCGTCTGGGGTCCGGGCCAGGGCAGCCCGGTGCACGGCCACCACACCTGGTGCGCAGTGGGCGTGTACGCTGGCGAAATCACGGAGAGTCATTACCGACTGTCACCGGGTGACCTGCACCCGGTCGAGGTACGCACCGTGCGCCGCGCAGCCGGCGACTCGTGCTTCGACAGCGGGCACGAAGGCATCCACCGGATCGTCAACCGGTCGGATTCGATCGCGATCTCGATCCACGTATACGGCGTCGGTGAAGACAAGATCACCACCGGCGTCAACCGCATCTACCCGATGCCAGCCTGAGGCTGCGATCCGGTACCGTCCGGACCGCCAGCCGTCCATACATCATCCACATCGATACGGAGTTCCCATATGCGCGCAGTCGTGCTCAAGTCCCATGGCCCCCTCGACAACCTCGAGTACATCGCCGATTACCGAGATCCGACGATCAAGGAAGGCCACGTCATCCTGCGCACCCGCGCGACCTCCTTCAACTACCACGACGTGTTCACCGTCCGCGGCATGCCCGGCATCAAGGTCCCGCTGCCGGTAATCATCGGCCTGGACCTCGCCGGGGAGATCATCGAAGTCGGTGCCGGCGTCGAAGGCTGGAAGGTCGGCGACCGCGTGCTGGTGAACCCGCTCGACCCGAAGATCGGCCTGATGGGCGAGATGATGGACGGCGGCCTGGCCGAGAAGTGCCTGGTCAACCAGAAGCAGCTGATCCGCATGCCCGACGGCGTGACGTTCGAGGAAGCCTGCGCACTGCCGGTCGCCTATGGCACCGCGCACCGGATGATCGTCACCCACAACACGATCAAGAAGGGCGACAAGGTGCTGGTGCTGGGCGCCTCCGGCGGCGTGGGCACCGGCTGCGTGCTGCTGGCCAAGATGCTGGGCGCCGAAGTCATCGCCTGCGCCTCGAGCGACGACAAGATCCAGCGTCTGAAGGACCTCGGCGCCGACCATGTGATCAACTACAAGACCACCGATTTCTCGAAGTGGGTGAACGAGAAGTTCGGCAAGCCGCAGCGCCGCACCTACGAGGGCGGCGTCGACGTGGTGATCAACTTCACCGGTGGTGACACCTGGGCTCCGTCGCTCAAGTGCACCAAGCGCGGCGGCAGCATCCTCACCTGTGGTGCCACCGCCGGCTTCGACCCGAAGGAAGACCTGCGCTACATCTGGAGCTTCGAACTGAACATCAAGGGTTCGAACAGCTTCTACAACGAGAACCTGAGCGCGCTGATGGAGATGATCCAGAAGGGCGAGATGAAGCCGGTGATCGACGTCGTGCTGCCGCTCGAGCGGGCGAAGGAAGGCCTCGCTCTGATCGAGAACCGCGAGGTTTTCGGCAAGGTCGTCGTCACCCCCTGATGCACCGCGGCGGGGCGCTGCGCACGCGTTCCGCCCCCCCTGCAACCACCCGAACAGAGAGAATCGAGCATGGCAGACAAGCCCACCCCGGAACAACTGAATGCCCGCCTGGCCAAGAGCCCCTTCAACTCATGGCTCGGCCTGACCGTCACCTCGGTCGGCGAAGACACCATCGAGATGGCCGCGAAATGGCGCGAGGAGTGGGTCGTGAACCCCGCTGGCGGCTATACGCACGGCGGCATCCTCGCCGCGCTGGTCGACGTGGTAGCCGACTACGCGATCGCCGTGAAGAACGGCAACCCGGTACCGACCATCGACCTGCGCGTCGACTACCACCGCGCGGCCAAGGGCGACCTGAAGTGCACCGGGAAGATCGTGCGCTTCGGCGGCCAGTTCACCTGTGCCGAAGCCTATGTCTACGACGCGGCGGGCAACCTGTGCGCGAGCGGCCGCGGCACCTACTTCACCGCGCCGCCCGCTCCGGCGCCCGCTAAAGGCTGAGCCCGCCATGGCCTACGAAAAGGAAGACTTCCGCCAGTTCCTCGACCGCCTGCGCGAGGCCGGCGAGCTGGTCGACCTGAAGCAGCCGGTCGACATCCGCCACATCGCGACGCTGGTCGACCAGTCCGACAAGGCGCTCTACTTCCACGATGTGATCGGCTACGACATGCCTGTGGTGTCGGGCATCATCCGCTCGCAGAAGCGCGCGACGCTGTCGATCGGGGTCGATGATTACGCCGAGATCGAGCACAAGCTGCAGCGCGGCATCGTCAAGCCGATCCCGCCGGTCTACATCGAGAAGGCCGCCTGCCAGGAGATCGTGATCAAGGGCGACGACGTCGACCTGTTCAAGCTGCCGGTGCCGATGTCTTCCATCTACGACGGCGGCCCGATGATCACCGCGGGCGTGGTGATGGCGCGCGACCCGGAGCATGGCTTGAACGCCGGCGTCTACCGGTTCATGGTGAAAGAGAAGAACCTCACCGGCATCGACATCGTCACGCCGAACAACATGCGGCTGTTCGCCGCCCGCGCCCTCGAGCGTGGCGAGCCGCTGCCGATCTCGATCTCGATCGGCTGCCATCCGTTCGAGATCATGGGCTCGGGCTTCCGCGCGCCGCTGGGGGTGGACGAGATGGCCATCGCCGGCGGCATCCGCGGCGAGGCAGTGCGCTTCGCCCAGTGCGAGACGATCGACCTGCCCTGCCTGGCCGATTCCGAGATCGTGCTCGAGGCCGAGATCCTGCCCACCGGCTGGACGCATCCGGAAGGCCGCTTCGGCGAGTTCACCCGCCTGATGGGCGGCCTGCACTGGAACCCGCTGGTGCGCGTGAAGGCGATCACCATGCGCCGCAATGCG
The window above is part of the Rhodocyclaceae bacterium genome. Proteins encoded here:
- a CDS encoding xanthine dehydrogenase family protein, translating into MDNASAAYASVGHPVRRTEDERHLHGAGRFVADIPWPGALHLAFVRSTVAHGVVRAVRAPALGAGESFWTAADLHDLARPIVAKLNRPGFQAAAYPCLATDRVRFAGQTIAAVVASSRARAEDLAEQVEVDIEPLPAIASARAAFAPGAPLMHEGWAGNHFMKFTRTFGDFDDAVARAEVHLTRRYRMERLAPSPLETRGCLSVFDRAQGRLLFHTCCQRPHIQRDFLAEQLIGIDQHRIQVVVPDVGGAFGVKTNLYPEELAVAAISIRLGTAVRWIEDRMEHLLSACHARENDETVTVHANRDGEILALEAEYLVDGGAYSMLPSTSAVEANMSANVMPGPYRIRNYRATAMSACTNKAPTGPYRGVGRPAACFAMERTLDELAHVLGIEPHVLRRRNLIPTDAFPYTSATGLVYDTGNYPPMMDTAVRALGHAEVRAAQQAAPADARERIGIGYAWYVEQTAHTAKEFFARGSVVLYGFESARIRMDIAGSLTIETSVCSHGQGHATTLAQIASEVTSIPMERISVRAGDTDVVPYGNGTFASRSVVLAGGAVHQACGRLVDRLRAIAAHLMQAAPDGLSVGAQAVHGPEGTAPLPFARLAQVALQYVHELPDGIEPGLEFLASYRPPVETGAFSAGVHAARVAVDTETGAVRLLDYLVVEDCGQTINPMIVDGQVYGGVAQGIGQALLEEIRYDDQGQPGTVTLADYLLPGFGEVPEVRIEHQHTLSPFTAYGMKGTGEGGCIGGPAAIGNAVTDALRGLGVSVTRAPVTARDVWTALQAARACAGTGDQHAGPAFTWMPPQ
- a CDS encoding amidase, producing the protein MTSPAASSETDGSTAPASGPFIPGPRLQRAGSASGPLADLRFAAKDLYDVAGETTRGGNDDWAADARPARATAWAISRLLDSGASLDGKTITDELACGLLGNTSGDGMPLNPLSPGRVPGGSSSGSASAVAAGLVDFAIGTDTGGSVRVPATFCGLYGMRPTHGAIPLSGCLALAPAFDTCGWFAREAGLLARVGDVLLPPPLDNGDAPPGRLIHAADLFDLCTPTVAQRLHDAAARLGSRPVTACSGAPADHADAFWPFQGRQMWNTFGEWYRARPRRMQPGNDARFAAAAAITATDVQAAEPVRRRIAARLGALLGTHGVLLVPTTHDIAPRRDATLDELEMFRRSAHVNLAIAGLCGLPQVTLPLLGVDDAGQPVGIGLSLVSARGNDRLLLRLSARIAAESGLVDPSAPPLSRGAIP
- a CDS encoding tripartite tricarboxylate transporter substrate binding protein — encoded protein: MPVFHRARSLLAAVSCTAAFALALAGPVQAQPAWPAKPVRLVAGFAPGGISDILARVVGARLGDALGQPVLVENRAGAGGTIGADFVAKSAPDGYTLFLGVNATQSIAPSLYPKLPYNPATDFAPITIAAVTPVLLVTHPSLPVKSVKDLIAIARAQPGQLNYASTGTGALPHLTTELFSLRAGVKMNHVPYKGGAPAMMDLVAGQVSLMFDNIPTAIAQVRANKVRALAVAQAKRTPAAADIPTMAESGFPGFEVLSWQGFLAPAGTPGAVVNRLNADILKVLAQPDVRERLTAQGIEIRTSTPAEFAAIIRADAEIWAKVVKATGTKIE
- a CDS encoding GntR family transcriptional regulator, with protein sequence MLPPGSGISESQLGAQYGFGKAPIRMALQRLAHEGLVRAMPRRGYVVSPVTLQDIQDIFELRLMLEPQAARLAAGKVDASRLKLLDDVCRAGYRPGDIASTHRFLEANASFHVTIAQATGNQRLAHTIEALLDEMTRLLHMGLTSRDRTTEMQHEHGALVKALRRGDGITAEQICREQIEAARDMVLTAALKSRAVMTMAIPTGDLG
- a CDS encoding cysteine dioxygenase family protein; amino-acid sequence: MKPSMQKLIDGTAAAALADGEVRPQDVLSAIRGSLVDLDLLAEEHRISKPDTYTRHLVYADPNGLFSILAIVWGPGQGSPVHGHHTWCAVGVYAGEITESHYRLSPGDLHPVEVRTVRRAAGDSCFDSGHEGIHRIVNRSDSIAISIHVYGVGEDKITTGVNRIYPMPA
- a CDS encoding zinc-binding dehydrogenase, which gives rise to MRAVVLKSHGPLDNLEYIADYRDPTIKEGHVILRTRATSFNYHDVFTVRGMPGIKVPLPVIIGLDLAGEIIEVGAGVEGWKVGDRVLVNPLDPKIGLMGEMMDGGLAEKCLVNQKQLIRMPDGVTFEEACALPVAYGTAHRMIVTHNTIKKGDKVLVLGASGGVGTGCVLLAKMLGAEVIACASSDDKIQRLKDLGADHVINYKTTDFSKWVNEKFGKPQRRTYEGGVDVVINFTGGDTWAPSLKCTKRGGSILTCGATAGFDPKEDLRYIWSFELNIKGSNSFYNENLSALMEMIQKGEMKPVIDVVLPLERAKEGLALIENREVFGKVVVTP
- a CDS encoding PaaI family thioesterase encodes the protein MADKPTPEQLNARLAKSPFNSWLGLTVTSVGEDTIEMAAKWREEWVVNPAGGYTHGGILAALVDVVADYAIAVKNGNPVPTIDLRVDYHRAAKGDLKCTGKIVRFGGQFTCAEAYVYDAAGNLCASGRGTYFTAPPAPAPAKG
- a CDS encoding UbiD family decarboxylase — encoded protein: MAYEKEDFRQFLDRLREAGELVDLKQPVDIRHIATLVDQSDKALYFHDVIGYDMPVVSGIIRSQKRATLSIGVDDYAEIEHKLQRGIVKPIPPVYIEKAACQEIVIKGDDVDLFKLPVPMSSIYDGGPMITAGVVMARDPEHGLNAGVYRFMVKEKNLTGIDIVTPNNMRLFAARALERGEPLPISISIGCHPFEIMGSGFRAPLGVDEMAIAGGIRGEAVRFAQCETIDLPCLADSEIVLEAEILPTGWTHPEGRFGEFTRLMGGLHWNPLVRVKAITMRRNAVYYALHMPWENTWLAAPTRYTAIRSALKTAGIQTVAINVTLGGCAFWHAVISIKKQAGEGKNALLAALSVMDLKHVVIVDEDIDPFNAMDVEWAIATRVQGDRDVIIIPGARAKPLDSSLAVMPHGVVPTGAKVGIDATIGEGIPVERFERIAYAYADRAKVDDYVSGKADPLPAALGATDAKVEALAQQVLAMIEVEPRYYQDIAAHFSEYDFQTVARALGHLHTTEKLWQDPKGKMCVRGSKFAAVLPLRGK